In the Sulfolobales archaeon genome, one interval contains:
- the pyrE gene encoding orotate phosphoribosyltransferase, with protein MQDLIERLYRIGSIKIGDFILTSGIKSPFYIDLRRIYGYPDLVKDIVKKILEKTDLSDIEVVVGVATAGIPLASYIACISNLPLAYVRVEKREHGTRSQVEGEVEGRRAVIVDDVATTGGSIEASIEILKRSGSNPVKAVVVVDREQGASERLGRHGVKLYSLYTAREIFRKLHEIGVIDLNTLNKILDYIESSKMRS; from the coding sequence ATGCAAGACCTGATAGAGAGATTATATAGAATTGGAAGCATTAAGATAGGAGATTTCATTCTAACCTCAGGCATTAAAAGTCCTTTCTACATAGATCTTAGAAGAATATATGGTTACCCAGATCTCGTGAAAGATATTGTGAAGAAGATCCTTGAGAAAACAGATCTAAGCGATATAGAAGTAGTCGTAGGCGTGGCAACAGCAGGAATACCTCTAGCAAGTTATATAGCATGCATAAGCAATCTACCTCTAGCATATGTCAGAGTTGAAAAAAGAGAACATGGAACAAGATCTCAGGTTGAGGGAGAGGTTGAAGGTAGAAGAGCTGTGATAGTTGATGATGTAGCTACAACAGGAGGATCTATTGAAGCCTCTATCGAGATTCTCAAGAGATCTGGATCTAACCCTGTTAAAGCCGTCGTAGTAGTAGACAGAGAACAAGGAGCTAGCGAGAGACTGGGTAGACACGGTGTTAAGCTCTACAGCTTATACACAGCTAGAGAGATCTTTAGAAAACTTCATGAGATCGGTGTGATAGACCTGAATACCCTGAATAAGATACTAGATTATATTGAGAGTAGCAAGATGAGATCATAG